The proteins below come from a single Synechococcus sp. WH 8101 genomic window:
- a CDS encoding photosystem I reaction center subunit XI translates to MTVTPVADPTVGNLATPVNSSYFAKAFLNALPAYRPALSPNRRGLEVGMAHGFFLYGPFAVCGPLRNTDYAATAGLLAAIGLVSILTVCLSIYGTAGHGPNVQPADATIDNPPADLFTKAGWAEFASGFWLGGCGGAAFAWFLAGTAIVAPLVNIAGGVWSVG, encoded by the coding sequence ATGACCGTGACCCCCGTCGCCGATCCCACCGTCGGCAACCTGGCCACTCCGGTGAACAGCAGCTACTTCGCCAAGGCCTTCCTCAACGCTCTTCCGGCCTATCGGCCGGCCCTGTCCCCCAACCGTCGCGGCCTGGAAGTGGGCATGGCCCATGGCTTCTTCCTCTACGGCCCCTTTGCGGTCTGCGGCCCCCTGCGCAACACCGACTACGCCGCCACCGCTGGCTTGCTCGCTGCCATCGGCCTGGTCTCGATCTTGACCGTATGCCTGTCGATCTACGGCACAGCCGGTCATGGCCCGAACGTTCAGCCCGCTGACGCCACGATCGACAATCCTCCCGCCGATCTGTTCACCAAGGCTGGCTGGGCTGAATTCGCCAGCGGATTCTGGCTGGGTGGCTGCGGCGGCGCCGCCTTCGCCTGGTTCCTGGCCGGCACCGCCATCGTGGCCCCGCTGGTGAACATTGCTGGTGGTGTCTGGAGCGTTGGCTGA
- a CDS encoding photosystem I reaction center subunit VIII, whose translation MTGDFVAAWMPSVFVPLVGIMGPAVAMALLFNVIEASD comes from the coding sequence ATGACTGGAGATTTCGTCGCCGCCTGGATGCCCTCCGTGTTCGTGCCCCTGGTGGGAATCATGGGCCCGGCCGTGGCCATGGCGCTGCTCTTCAACGTGATCGAAGCCAGCGACTGA
- a CDS encoding HEAT repeat domain-containing protein produces the protein MSQFFAGGAALVLALVLWGLGRRPRKPLLRSTDAGAVAALNRAQVELVQSERALAEPSAEDPLDGWTAPVTPAERRALEECLRHAIAGDPDQRLLAVRLAGVWGHRSGLPVLRRGLRDADPRVVEAAAAAIDTHRCAGPIRPSERFQPARPPRNVARMR, from the coding sequence ATGTCTCAGTTCTTCGCTGGTGGCGCTGCCCTCGTTCTGGCTCTCGTGCTCTGGGGCCTCGGGCGACGCCCGCGCAAACCGTTATTGCGCAGCACGGACGCCGGCGCTGTGGCCGCTCTCAATCGTGCTCAGGTGGAGTTGGTGCAATCCGAGCGGGCCCTGGCGGAGCCCAGCGCCGAGGATCCGCTCGATGGTTGGACGGCGCCGGTGACCCCGGCTGAGCGCCGCGCCCTTGAAGAGTGTCTGCGCCATGCCATCGCCGGCGATCCCGATCAACGGCTTCTGGCGGTGCGTCTCGCTGGTGTGTGGGGACACCGTTCTGGTTTGCCCGTGCTGAGGCGTGGCTTGCGTGATGCCGATCCCCGCGTTGTGGAAGCGGCTGCAGCGGCGATCGACACACACCGCTGCGCTGGGCCGATTCGCCCGAGCGAGCGATTTCAGCCGGCGCGTCCACCTCGCAACGTGGCCCGGATGCGATAA
- a CDS encoding glycosyltransferase family 2 protein has translation MPLSAAVSAIAPDQDGAALDLSVVVPLYNEEESVPELVQQLLQALRPSGERFELVLVNDGSRDGTAAVLERLSQDIPELVAVLLRKNYGQTAAMAAGFDVARGEVIVSLDGDLQNDPADIPLLLATLREGYDLVSGWRHQRQDAAIQRKLPSRIANRLIGRVTGVRLHDYGCSLKAYRREVLADMRLYGELHRFLPALAFIEGARITEVKVNHRARQYGSSKYGIDRTFRVLMDLLTVWFMKRFLTRPMYVFGFGGLVAIAGSLVASAYLLAIKLMGEDIGNRPLLTLAVVLGLAGVQLFCFGLLAELLIRTYHESQGRPIYRIRATLRGGRAG, from the coding sequence ATGCCCCTCAGCGCCGCCGTTTCAGCCATCGCCCCAGATCAGGACGGCGCCGCTCTCGATCTCTCCGTGGTGGTGCCCCTCTACAACGAAGAGGAGAGCGTTCCGGAGCTGGTGCAGCAACTACTCCAGGCGTTGCGGCCCAGCGGCGAGCGCTTCGAGCTGGTGCTGGTGAACGATGGCTCCCGCGACGGCACCGCGGCGGTGCTCGAGCGGCTGAGCCAGGACATTCCCGAACTGGTGGCCGTACTGCTGCGCAAGAACTACGGTCAAACCGCCGCCATGGCCGCCGGTTTCGATGTGGCGCGCGGCGAGGTGATCGTGAGCCTCGATGGCGATCTCCAGAACGACCCCGCCGACATCCCACTGCTGCTGGCCACCCTGCGCGAGGGCTACGACCTCGTGAGTGGCTGGCGTCACCAGCGCCAGGATGCGGCGATTCAACGCAAGCTGCCCTCCCGCATCGCCAATCGCCTGATCGGGCGCGTGACCGGTGTACGCCTCCACGACTACGGCTGTTCCCTGAAGGCCTATCGGCGCGAGGTGCTGGCCGACATGCGGTTATACGGTGAATTGCATCGCTTCCTCCCCGCCCTGGCCTTCATCGAAGGGGCGCGGATCACGGAGGTGAAGGTCAACCACCGGGCGCGCCAATACGGCAGCAGCAAATACGGCATCGATCGCACCTTCCGCGTGCTGATGGACCTGCTGACGGTGTGGTTCATGAAGCGCTTCCTCACCCGCCCGATGTATGTCTTCGGGTTCGGCGGACTGGTGGCGATCGCCGGCAGTTTGGTGGCCAGTGCCTATCTGCTGGCGATCAAGCTGATGGGTGAAGACATCGGCAACCGCCCTTTGCTCACACTGGCAGTGGTGCTGGGCCTCGCAGGCGTGCAGCTGTTCTGTTTCGGATTGCTGGCGGAACTGCTGATCCGCACTTACCACGAAAGCCAGGGCCGCCCGATTTATCGCATCCGGGCCACGTTGCGAGGTGGACGCGCCGGCTGA
- a CDS encoding C40 family peptidase: MPTLGTPLAPELLLPGSVWQLRRPVNGYARDGGDGLATQAAAGRRFRVQGSGAAIQRGRVRVTLLEDGYPCWLSLADLAGQAVSAGAWQPRLLDADTIRRRLPAVLEWIAAVAATPNHYLWGGTLGPDLDCSGLVQTAFASTGIWLPRDAYQQERFCTPVAVRPGDDRLLRPGDLIFFGTPQRCTHVAIHRGRGQYWHSSGREHGRNGIGCDSLHPSDQHPVACHYRAELRGAGRVERCHDGSTLP; the protein is encoded by the coding sequence ATGCCGACCTTAGGCACGCCGCTTGCCCCGGAACTGCTGCTGCCGGGCAGTGTCTGGCAACTGCGGCGGCCTGTGAACGGCTACGCCCGCGACGGCGGTGATGGCCTCGCCACCCAGGCAGCGGCTGGCCGTCGGTTTCGGGTGCAAGGGAGCGGCGCGGCGATCCAGCGGGGACGCGTGCGGGTGACCCTGCTCGAAGACGGCTACCCCTGCTGGCTGAGTCTCGCCGACCTGGCTGGACAGGCGGTGTCGGCTGGGGCCTGGCAGCCCCGACTGCTGGATGCCGACACCATCCGCCGGCGGTTGCCGGCGGTGCTGGAGTGGATTGCCGCCGTCGCCGCGACGCCGAATCACTACCTCTGGGGCGGCACCCTGGGGCCCGATCTTGACTGTTCTGGCCTGGTGCAGACGGCGTTTGCGAGCACTGGCATCTGGCTGCCACGCGACGCCTATCAGCAGGAGCGTTTCTGCACGCCGGTCGCGGTTCGTCCCGGTGACGACCGCCTGCTGCGCCCGGGTGATCTGATCTTTTTCGGCACCCCGCAACGTTGCACCCATGTGGCGATTCATCGGGGCCGCGGGCAGTACTGGCACAGCTCCGGCCGGGAGCACGGCCGCAACGGCATCGGCTGCGACAGCCTCCACCCGAGCGATCAGCATCCGGTGGCCTGTCATTACAGAGCGGAACTGCGCGGTGCCGGGCGCGTGGAGCGCTGCCATGACGGCAGCACCCTGCCGTAA